One part of the Bacillus sp. FJAT-45350 genome encodes these proteins:
- a CDS encoding XkdQ/YqbQ family protein, translating to MWTASNNGLVNITPIVGAISWRSSIEELGQELDFDIAYNDSRFIPKNPVDVGQMAILRNGDTEVLRTIVISENKQGRQPIKYISFDAAFYLNKSKKIYQFNRMPGGQAIRKILTDFNIPIGEITSIPTIIDEIYPNESPSDIIRDILKQAEKDQGIKYRIEMRVGKLYILPQTDLLVKGSFRLARNLWEHDIQKSTAEPTRSRSIEEMKNKIQIVQDNQVIATLTDSNMIEQYGLLSDIVEVQDKDTSQARNIAKNMLKDLSRVMESNTIEMLGDDRVRAGRIIEIEEPVTGMKGRYLIESVEHTLKNGIHRMSLDLGVV from the coding sequence TTGTGGACGGCATCCAATAATGGGTTAGTTAATATTACACCTATAGTGGGTGCTATCTCGTGGCGGTCAAGCATTGAAGAGTTGGGACAGGAACTTGATTTTGATATTGCATATAATGATTCTCGATTCATCCCTAAAAATCCAGTAGATGTTGGTCAAATGGCTATTTTACGTAACGGAGATACAGAGGTCCTTCGTACGATTGTGATAAGTGAAAACAAGCAAGGCAGACAACCTATTAAATATATTTCGTTTGATGCTGCTTTTTACTTAAATAAATCTAAGAAAATTTATCAATTCAATCGTATGCCAGGAGGACAAGCTATCAGGAAGATACTAACAGACTTTAATATTCCTATTGGAGAAATCACGTCAATACCTACCATTATTGATGAAATATACCCAAATGAAAGCCCTTCTGATATCATCCGAGATATTCTTAAACAAGCAGAAAAGGACCAAGGGATAAAGTATAGGATAGAGATGAGAGTAGGTAAACTTTATATCCTTCCACAAACTGATTTACTTGTAAAAGGGTCATTCAGATTAGCAAGGAACTTGTGGGAACATGATATTCAAAAATCAACTGCAGAACCTACTCGAAGTCGGTCAATTGAGGAAATGAAAAACAAAATTCAGATTGTTCAAGATAACCAAGTAATTGCAACATTAACGGATTCAAATATGATTGAACAATATGGTCTTTTATCCGACATTGTGGAAGTACAAGACAAAGATACTTCACAAGCTAGGAACATTGCTAAGAATATGCTGAAAGATTTATCACGAGTTATGGAATCGAATACTATTGAAATGCTTGGTGATGATAGAGTAAGAGCAGGAAGAATAATAGAGATAGAAGAACCTGTTACTGGCATGAAAGGTCGATATCTTATTGAATCAGTAGAACATACTCTTAAAAATGGTATACACCGGATGTCTTTAGATTTGGGGGTAGTTTAA
- a CDS encoding DUF2577 family protein, whose amino-acid sequence MDTTVRLAKLFKERENPFLFGALVGTVISTSPPQIKISNDIAPRGSKVIIANSYRNVMKNGDEVIVITSSDNQKYFVIDKAVRG is encoded by the coding sequence ATGGATACCACTGTAAGATTAGCGAAATTATTTAAAGAAAGGGAGAATCCTTTTTTGTTTGGTGCGCTAGTGGGAACTGTTATAAGTACATCTCCTCCACAAATTAAAATTTCGAATGATATTGCCCCAAGGGGCTCAAAAGTTATCATAGCTAACAGTTATAGAAATGTAATGAAAAACGGAGATGAGGTTATTGTTATTACCTCCAGTGACAATCAAAAATATTTTGTCATAGATAAGGCGGTGAGAGGCTAA
- a CDS encoding DUF2634 domain-containing protein, with product MLPKITELEFENILKQEEQDQPVARLRSFLFDFKKGSLVLRDGKPVPVYGIEALKVWIEATIRTERYKFRVYEGTEHGVRLEDLIGSSLHLGFIQTEIERELTEALTRHPVIQSLGNWSISREGSKYIVSFRVFTIEGAFEQEVELGG from the coding sequence ATGCTGCCGAAAATTACTGAGCTCGAATTCGAAAACATTTTAAAGCAAGAAGAACAAGACCAACCTGTTGCTAGGTTAAGGTCTTTTTTATTTGACTTTAAAAAAGGTAGTCTTGTTTTACGTGATGGTAAACCAGTTCCTGTTTATGGTATTGAAGCGTTAAAAGTATGGATAGAGGCAACCATTCGTACTGAGCGCTACAAGTTTCGAGTTTATGAAGGAACTGAACACGGGGTAAGGTTAGAAGATTTAATTGGATCTTCCTTACATTTGGGCTTTATACAAACTGAAATAGAAAGGGAGCTCACAGAAGCTCTAACACGGCATCCTGTTATTCAATCGTTAGGTAATTGGTCAATTTCTCGTGAGGGTTCAAAATACATTGTTTCTTTCCGTGTATTTACTATCGAAGGAGCATTTGAACAGGAGGTGGAACTAGGTGGATGA
- a CDS encoding baseplate J/gp47 family protein codes for MDEREKEIHEEILSDIDDSYSKLQGDFIYEATRPPAIQFNKLEKQNENVRNKLDVENLRGEELAKYIFNRTGQERREKTYSIGEVLVEADGTVYVNDLFETESGIQFVATEERTISESGTVKIQAVEPGPIGNVPANRITKIPVTLSGVVSVANPQPTYDGFSAESDADLLQRYYERIRTPATSGNRAHYLIWAKEIAGVGDARAFPLYYGGNTVRVVIIDAEKKPASNDLIEQVQEHIDPGSNGLGDGVAPLGAYCYVEAAVPVTINVDFTVTKEDGYTDEEVIENVSKSLTEYLKSIAFVEGINFVSYAQIGSTILDSTGVFDYTNLIVNGSNVNIDIANDEVAILGGVGIV; via the coding sequence GTGGATGAACGTGAAAAAGAAATACATGAGGAAATTCTTAGTGATATAGATGATTCTTATTCAAAACTACAAGGGGACTTTATCTATGAGGCTACTCGTCCTCCTGCTATTCAATTTAACAAATTAGAAAAGCAAAATGAAAATGTTAGAAATAAGTTGGATGTTGAGAATCTAAGAGGGGAAGAGTTAGCAAAGTATATTTTCAACAGAACAGGCCAGGAACGGAGAGAAAAAACCTACTCTATTGGCGAAGTGTTAGTTGAAGCAGATGGAACTGTCTATGTAAATGATTTGTTCGAAACAGAAAGCGGTATTCAGTTTGTTGCTACTGAAGAAAGAACTATAAGCGAATCAGGTACAGTAAAAATCCAAGCGGTGGAGCCCGGACCAATCGGAAATGTACCTGCGAACAGAATCACAAAAATACCAGTTACTCTTTCTGGTGTAGTCTCAGTAGCGAATCCTCAACCGACATATGATGGTTTTTCAGCTGAAAGTGATGCTGATTTATTACAACGTTACTATGAACGAATTAGAACACCTGCAACAAGTGGAAATAGAGCGCATTATCTTATTTGGGCTAAAGAAATTGCAGGAGTAGGCGATGCCAGGGCTTTCCCACTGTATTATGGAGGTAATACAGTAAGAGTGGTCATTATCGATGCTGAAAAAAAGCCAGCTTCCAATGACTTGATTGAACAGGTACAAGAACACATAGACCCAGGAAGCAATGGATTAGGGGATGGCGTCGCTCCATTAGGAGCTTACTGCTATGTAGAAGCTGCAGTTCCAGTTACTATTAATGTTGATTTTACGGTTACAAAAGAGGACGGATATACTGATGAGGAAGTTATTGAGAATGTATCTAAGAGCTTAACAGAGTACTTAAAATCAATTGCATTTGTGGAAGGAATAAACTTTGTTTCTTATGCTCAAATTGGTTCAACCATACTAGATTCAACAGGTGTCTTTGATTATACTAATCTAATTGTGAACGGCTCTAATGTGAATATTGACATAGCAAACGATGAGGTAGCGATTCTTGGAGGTGTTGGAATTGTCTAA
- a CDS encoding YmfQ family protein — MLELSNEMIKTLPLFMRKDEIIIEIFGAQQKKFNSYRDAIEEIMMQLDVDTATWGLDIYEKELDIPVDRSKPFDERRSVIKSKWRGSGKVDQILLKIVADSFTNGDVEVSFDNGVIGIQFTSETGIPPNLEDAQNALEDTRPAHLPIRYFFRYLTIGEVHDLTIGKMHNMTLDNFAGGAS, encoded by the coding sequence GTGTTGGAATTGTCTAATGAGATGATTAAAACACTTCCTCTTTTTATGCGCAAAGATGAAATTATTATTGAAATTTTTGGCGCTCAACAAAAGAAGTTTAATAGTTATAGAGATGCAATTGAAGAAATAATGATGCAATTAGATGTGGACACAGCGACATGGGGTTTGGATATTTACGAGAAAGAACTTGATATCCCAGTTGACCGTAGCAAACCTTTTGATGAAAGGCGCTCTGTCATTAAGTCGAAATGGAGAGGTTCGGGGAAGGTAGACCAAATTCTCTTAAAAATAGTTGCTGATTCCTTCACTAATGGGGATGTTGAGGTATCTTTTGATAATGGTGTAATCGGCATTCAATTCACTTCTGAAACCGGAATTCCACCAAATTTAGAAGATGCCCAAAATGCTTTGGAGGATACGCGACCGGCACATTTACCAATAAGGTATTTCTTCCGTTACCTGACTATAGGTGAGGTACATGATCTTACAATTGGAAAGATGCACAATATGACATTGGATAACTTTGCAGGGGGTGCAAGTTAG
- a CDS encoding CD1375 family protein — translation MAQIYAELIRLGHKTIDDVPENLREEVKALLDESN, via the coding sequence ATGGCTCAAATTTACGCTGAATTAATTCGATTAGGTCATAAGACAATTGACGATGTACCCGAAAATTTAAGAGAAGAAGTTAAGGCGTTGTTAGATGAATCTAATTAA
- a CDS encoding CD1375 family protein codes for MATIYTTLIIMGHKTYDEVPVTLKEQVREQLIQLEAEHLITD; via the coding sequence ATGGCGACAATTTACACTACTTTAATTATTATGGGGCATAAAACGTATGATGAAGTACCAGTAACATTAAAAGAGCAAGTTAGGGAGCAATTGATTCAGTTAGAAGCAGAGCATTTAATTACGGATTAG
- a CDS encoding phage holin family protein: MERFDLWFKGTITAIGAIFSIVSESLGAAFTVLLVLMAVDFITGMMAGSVTSGLNSAIGRTGFIRKLYVILLIATIYLIEINLFGTNHIGNGICIAYIAIELISITENGGKMGAPVPQGVKKLITMLKNEEGKGEK; this comes from the coding sequence ATGGAAAGGTTTGACTTGTGGTTTAAAGGAACAATCACTGCAATAGGAGCGATATTTTCAATTGTTTCAGAAAGTCTAGGAGCTGCATTTACAGTTTTACTTGTTCTAATGGCTGTGGACTTCATTACTGGAATGATGGCTGGTTCTGTTACATCAGGTCTTAATAGTGCAATTGGACGAACAGGTTTTATTAGAAAGCTTTATGTGATATTGCTAATCGCTACTATTTATCTAATAGAAATTAACTTATTTGGAACGAATCACATAGGAAACGGTATTTGTATTGCCTACATTGCAATTGAATTAATTAGTATTACTGAAAACGGTGGGAAGATGGGTGCTCCAGTTCCACAGGGTGTAAAGAAGTTAATTACAATGCTTAAAAATGAAGAGGGAAAGGGTGAAAAGTAA
- a CDS encoding N-acetylmuramoyl-L-alanine amidase, with amino-acid sequence MVKICLDAGHGGNDSGAIGHGLQEKDVALDIVKRIDEKLKQYEGVQTLLTRSSDIFVELAERAAIANRWGADYFLSAHLNAFNGQANGYEDFIHISASAQSISHQNTMHAEITKQVPEINNRGRKTANFAVLRLTRMPAILTENGFIDNARDAALLKRPDFLDRIAHGHVEGIIKIYGLQRKVVPSMSQSGPFPDVPKGHWAEKAIEHVKKEGIMQGKTDGTFAPNEPMTRAQMAQVIFNMNK; translated from the coding sequence ATGGTGAAAATTTGTTTGGATGCTGGTCATGGTGGTAATGATTCAGGTGCTATAGGCCATGGGTTACAAGAGAAGGATGTTGCATTAGATATTGTTAAACGAATTGATGAAAAATTAAAACAGTATGAAGGTGTACAGACACTTCTTACTCGTTCTTCTGATATATTTGTTGAGTTAGCCGAACGAGCAGCAATAGCTAATCGCTGGGGAGCGGATTATTTTCTTTCAGCACACCTAAATGCATTTAATGGACAAGCTAATGGTTATGAAGATTTCATTCACATCAGTGCTTCGGCTCAATCTATCTCTCATCAAAATACCATGCATGCCGAGATAACTAAACAAGTACCAGAGATTAATAATCGAGGGAGAAAGACTGCTAATTTTGCAGTATTGAGGTTAACTCGTATGCCGGCAATCTTAACGGAAAATGGATTTATTGATAATGCTCGAGACGCAGCATTGCTTAAACGCCCTGATTTTTTGGATAGAATCGCTCATGGTCATGTGGAAGGAATTATTAAAATCTATGGATTACAAAGAAAGGTGGTACCTTCTATGAGTCAATCAGGACCGTTCCCAGACGTACCAAAAGGACATTGGGCTGAAAAGGCAATTGAACACGTGAAGAAAGAAGGCATAATGCAAGGTAAGACAGACGGAACCTTCGCACCGAATGAACCGATGACTAGAGCTCAAATGGCTCAAGTAATCTTTAATATGAATAAGTAA
- a CDS encoding helix-turn-helix transcriptional regulator, with translation MLISKIDECIKKAGFRRDYISDQMKVTKQQLSNWCTGRSKPKTEDLYKLALLLKCKTDDLYEYVEEEIKQ, from the coding sequence ATGCTTATTAGTAAAATAGATGAATGTATTAAAAAGGCTGGGTTTAGAAGAGATTACATTTCAGACCAAATGAAAGTCACTAAGCAACAATTGAGTAATTGGTGCACTGGACGTTCCAAGCCTAAAACGGAGGACCTTTATAAACTGGCACTGTTATTAAAGTGTAAAACTGATGATTTATATGAATATGTAGAAGAGGAGATTAAACAATGA